In the genome of Apodemus sylvaticus chromosome 2, mApoSyl1.1, whole genome shotgun sequence, one region contains:
- the Lrrtm1 gene encoding leucine-rich repeat transmembrane neuronal protein 1, translated as MDFLLLGLCLHWLLRRPSGVVLCLLGACFQMLPAAPSGCPGQCRCEGRLLYCEALNLTEAPHNLSGLLGLSLRYNSLSELRAGQFTGLMQLTWLYLDHNHICSVQGDAFQKLRRVKELTLSSNQITELANTTFRPMPNLRSVDLSYNKLQALAPDLFHGLRKLTTLHMRANAIQFVPVRIFQDCRSLKFLDIGYNQLKSLARNSFAGLFKLTELHLEHNDLIKVNFAHFPRLISLHSLCLRRNKVAIVVSSLDWVWNLEKMDLSGNEIEYMEPHVFETVPYLQSLQLDSNRLTYIEPRILNSWKSLTSITLAGNLWDCGRNVCALASWLSNFQGRYDANLQCASPEYAQGEDVLDAVYAFHLCEDGAEPTSGHLLSAAVTNRSDLTPPESSATTLVDGGEGLHDGTLEPITVDLPGGEHAENAVQIHKVVTGTMALIFSFLIVVLVLYVSWKCFPASLRQLRQCFVTQRRKQKQKQTMHQMAAMSAQEYYVDYKPNHIEGALVIINEYGSCTCHQQPARECEV; from the coding sequence ATGGATTTCCTGCTACTCGGCCTCTGTCTACACTGGCTGCTGAGGAGGCCCTCGGGGGTGGTCTTGTGTCTGCTGGGGGCCTGCTTTCAGATGCTGCCCGCCGCCCCCAGCGGATGCCCGGGGCAGTGTCGGTGCGAGGGGCGGCTGCTGTACTGCGAGGCGCTCAACCTAACCGAGGCGCCCCACAACCTGTCCGGCCTGCTGGGCTTGTCTTTGCGCTACAACAGCCTCTCGGAGCTGCGTGCCGGCCAGTTCACGGGGTTAATGCAGCTCACGTGGCTGTATTTGGATCACAATCACATCTGCTCGGTGCAGGGGGACGCCTTTCAGAAACTGCGCCGAGTTAAGGAACTCACGCTGAGTTCCAACCAGATCACTGAACTGGCCAACACCACCTTTCGGCCCATGCCCAATCTGCGCAGCGTGGACCTGTCCTATAACAAGCTGCAGGCGCTAGCTCCTGATCTCTTCCACGGGCTGCGGAAGCTCACCACCCTGCACATGCGGGCCAATGCCATCCAATTCGTCCCGGTGCGCATCTTTCAGGACTGCCGCAGCCTCAAGTTTCTCGACATTGGATACAATCAGCTCAAGAGTCTGGCGCGCAACTCTTTCGCCGGCTTGTTCAAGCTCACAGAGCTACACCTGGAGCATAACGacttgatcaaggtgaacttcgcCCATTTCCCGCGCCTCATCTCCCTGCACTCGCTCTGCCTGAGGCGGAATAAGGTTGCCATTGTGGTCAGCTCTCTCGACTGGGTTTGGAATTTGGAGAAAATGGACTTGTCTGGGAACGAGATCGAATACATGGAGCCCCATGTGTTCGAGACCGTGCCGTACCTGCAGTCCCTGCAGCTGGATTCCAACCGCCTCACCTACATTGAGCCCCGTATCTTAAACTCCTGGAAGTCCCTAACAAGCATCACTCTGGCTGGGAACCTGTGGGACTGCGGGCGCAACGTGTGTGCCCTAGCTTCCTGGCTCAGCAACTTCCAGGGACGTTATGATGCTAACTTGCAGTGCGCCAGCCCGGAGTATGCACAGGGCGAGGACGTCTTGGATGCAGTGTATGCTTTCCACCTGTGCGAGGATGGGGCCGAGCCCACCAGTGGCCACCTCCTGTCGGCGGCCGTCACTAACCGCAGTGACCTAACGCCCCCTGAGAGCTCAGCCACGACCCTGGTGGACGGTGGGGAGGGGCTGCACGATGGCACGCTTGAGCCCATCACAGTGGATCTCCCCGGCGGCGAGCACGCAGAGAACGCTGTGCAAATCCACAAAGTGGTCACGGGCACGATGGCCCTCATCTTCTCTTTCCTCATCGTGGTCCTCGTACTCTACGTATCCTGGAAGTGTTTCCCAGCCAGCCTCAGGCAGCTCAGACAGTGCTTTGTCACGCAGcgcaggaagcagaagcagaaacagacCATGCATCAGATGGCTGCTATGTCTGCCCAGGAATACTATGTTGATTACAAACCCAACCACATCGAGGGGGCCCTGGTTATCATCAACGAGTACGGCTCGTGTACCTGTCACCAGCAGCCTGCGAGGGAATGCGAGGTGTGA